A single genomic interval of Daucus carota subsp. sativus chromosome 1, DH1 v3.0, whole genome shotgun sequence harbors:
- the LOC108204649 gene encoding uncharacterized protein LOC108204649, with protein MLNHSISKEDVISKIKDDGDFDRLRVKIIRKLKENEELRSSIVSAVKQSAVLNTPGFENLKPRQLSDAIHQEIREKVMSQISDGVWEVIRSGGGMQSEINETVQSVYSRLLNPEGSQGGGPSSNANAMAVETRPNNNNGSIVALPDEINGTFSDTEPNEPPGFAPHVLHHNSNLEEQIKEEAQDKLPSEDLKREAQRSDDVFNRDNVNPSTRPAVPMTEEQNQPGDGSDEDPDLPPGFA; from the exons ATGTTGAATCACAGCATAAGCAAAGAGGATGTGATTTCTAAAATCAAAGATGATGGTGATTTCGATAGGCTCCGCGTCAAGATTATTCGTAAGCTCAAAGAAAAT GAAGAATTGCGGAGTTCGATTGTGTCTGCGGTGAAACAATCAGCTGTTCTTAATACTCCGGGATTTGAGAATTTGAAGCCCCGTCAGCTTTCCGATGCTATTCATCAAGAAATTAG GGAGAAAGTAATGAGTCAGATTTCTGATGGGGTTTGGGAAGTTATTAGATCAGGTGGTGGTATGCAAAGTGAAATAAATGAGACAGTACAGTCTGTTTACAGTAGGTTGCTGAATCCGGAAGGAAGTCAAGGTGGGGGACCATCCTCTAATGCCAATGCAATGGCAGTTGAAACTAgacctaataataataatgggtCTATTGTTGCTTTACCGGACGAAATCAATGGCACTTTTTCTGATACTGAACCAAATGAGCCACCCGGTTTTGCACCCCATGTTCTTCATCATAATAGCAATTTGGAGGAACAAATAAAAGAGGAAGCTCAAGATAAGCTACCATCAGAGGATCTTAAGAGAGAGGCCCAGCGTTCAGATGATGTCTTCAACAGAGATAATGTGAATCCTTCTACACGCCCTGCAGTGCCTATGACTGAAGAGCAAAACCAGCCAGGTGATGGTAGTGATGAAGACCCTGATTTACCACCTGGATTTGCATGA
- the LOC108204647 gene encoding uncharacterized protein LOC108204647 yields MSPDTGKGYTSVADSSLTETKHDKRNLDFSESPKYKVDRHAYSFKKQEQGYSCEQVGTSGAKKHRTIGTRYFIIKSLNHENIQLSIEKGIWATQLMNEPILEEAFHNSGKVILIFSVNMSGSFQGYAQMMSPVGWRRDKVWSAGSGGNNQWGRSFKVKWLQLHDLPFQKTLHLKNPLNQFKPVKISRDCQELPQDIGEALCELLDRKIDNNDKQIRDYPSFERPHVEPSWSVRDEEFNFPHMPRTGGLYPSLFYQHQLESSRTHFAHQRSAQTYLCDNSPVASGSPRMACSELSHVKGGEMNVDSDHGCSSQLDIWRFSAEGSSVGSALTDDDILEMTYEEYLEAHNKNMPYHTAAIPSRKSQESSSTKEKSDDSHCRRNRTPKRSHKQSQE; encoded by the exons ATGTCCCCTGATACAGGAAAAGGGTATACATCTGTAGCCGATTCATCTCTGACTGAGACAAAGCATGATAAGAGGAATTTAGATTTTTCAG AAAGCCCAAAGTACAAAGTGGATAGACATGCCTATAGCTTTAAGAAACAAGAGCAAGGGTATTCATGCGAGCAGGTGGGAACCTCTGGTGCTAAGAAACATAGAACGATTGGTACAAGATATTTCATCATTAAGAGTTTGAATCATGAGAATATCCAATTATCAATTGAGAAGGGAATTTGGGCTACTCAACTCATGAATGAGCCAATATTGGAAGAAGCCTTTCAC AATTCTGGGAAGGTGATTCTAATATTTAGTGTCAACATGAGTGGTTCCTTTCAAGGATATGCTCAAATGATGTCTCCTGTTGGCTGGAGAAGAGACAAAGTTTGGAGTGCAGGAAGTGGTGGTAATAATCAGTGGGGGCGCAGTTTTAAGGTTAAATGGCTACAGTTACATGACTTGCCCTTCCAAAAGACCCTTCATCTAAAAAACCCTTTGAATCAGTTCAAACCTGTGAAAATTAGTAGGGACTGCCAG GAGCTACCTCAGGATATTGGAGAAGCTCTTTGTGAGCTCCTTGATAGAAAGATTGATAACAATGACAAGCAGATAAG GGATTACCCATCATTTGAACGACCTCATGTTGAGCCATCTTGGTCTGTCCGTGATGAGGAATTTAATTTTCCTCATATGCCTAGGACAGGGGGACTTTATCCTTCCTTATTTTACCAACATCAACTTGAATCGAGTAGGACTCATTTTGCACATCAGAGATCAGCTCAGACATATCTTTGTGATAATTCACCTGTCGCCTCTGGGTCTCCAAGAATGGCTTGTTCCGAACTCTCTCATGTCAAAGGGGGTGAAATGAATGTTGATTCTGATCATGGTTGTTCTTCTCAACTTGATATTTGGAGATTCTCTGCAGAAGGGAGCTCTGTTGGCAGTGCCCTAACTGACGATGATATTCTTGAAATG ACGTATGAAGAGTACCTGGAGGCCCACAACAAAAACATGCCATACCATACA GCTGCTATACCTTCACGGAAAAGTCAAGAGTCATCATCAACCAAAGAAAAGAGTGATGATTC ACACTGTCGAAGGAATCGGACGCCCAAGAGAAGTCATAAGCAATCTCAGGAATAA
- the LOC108204978 gene encoding PGR5-like protein 1A, chloroplastic, translating to MASKMGFTITTPKFFNAPFRKPFIYASSSPCSTRAHQTIHFIRRNHLPIRRVILLSPKATTDQPGQVQEDEVQDSNVLPYCSLEKKKKSMGEMEQEFLQALQSFYYEGKAIMSNEEFDNLKEELMWEGSSVVMLSSDEQKFLEASMAYVSGNPILTDEEFDKLKLQLKMDGSDIVVEGPRCSLRSRKVYSDLYVDYLKMFLLNVPAAVVALGLFFFLDDLTGFEITYLLELPEPYSFIFTWFAALPLILYLSQTFTNFIIKDFLILKGPCPNCGTENTSFFGTILTISNGGSSNTIKCTNCQTALVYDSKTRLITLPEGT from the exons ATGGCCTCCAAAATGGGGTTTACCATAACTACCCCTAAGTTCTTTAATGCCCCCTTTCGTAAGCCTTTCATTTATGCTTCTTCTTCACCATGTTCAACAAGGGCTCATCAGACTATTCACTTCATTAGAAGAAACCACCTGCCCATCAGAAGAGTCATCTTGCTTTCCCCTAAGGCTACTACTGATCAACCAG GTCAGGTCCAGGAAGATGAGGTCCAGGACAGTAATGTACTGCCCTATTGCAGCTTAGAGAAGAAAAAGAAGTCAATGGGGGAAATGGAACAAGAATTTCTGCAAGCACTACAA TCGTTCTATTACGAAGGAAAGGCTATTATGTCGAATGAAGAATTTGATAACCTCAAGGAAGAACTAATGTGGGAAGGAAGCAGCGTTGTTATGCTAA GCTCTGATGAGCAGAAGTTCTTGGAAGCATCCATGGCTTATGTATCAGGAAACCCTATTCTGACTGATGAGGAATTTGACAAACTGAAGCTGCAATTAAAG ATGGATGGAAGTGATATTGTTGTTGAAGGACCGCGGTGCAGTCTTCGTAGTAGAAAG GTGTACAGTGATTTATATGTTGACTATCTCAAAATGTTCCTATTGAATGTTCCTGCAGCTGTGGTTGCATTAGGATT atttttcttcttggaTGATTTGACAGGATTTGAGATCACATATCTATTGGAG CTTCCAGAGCCATATAGCTTTATTTTCACCTGGTTTGCTGCTCTGCCCCTGATATTGTATTTGTCTCAAACATTCACAAACTTCATTATAAAGGACTTTTTGATCTTAAAG GGTCCCTGCCCGAATTGTGGTACAGAGAACACATCTTTCTTTGGGACCATCCTTACAATATCTAATGGTGGTTCAAGCAACACCATTAAGTGCACAAA CTGTCAAACAGCTTTGGTCTATGATTCAAAAACACGTTTGATAACGCTACCAGAAGGAACTTAA